The genomic region ATGATTTTATCCTTCGGGTTCTACAGTAATTCCATAGCTTATCACTAGTGAGAAAATGTTAACTTTGACAAGAACAAGCTAGGAATGGTTACATATTTTCAGAGTGGAAATGTGCTCCAGTGTGCAACTAAATGATGCTCTAATGTATATGATTCTTCAGCAGCCAAGAGGTTGGAATTCAGGATCTGAACACAgtgaaatattattaaaaccagcTCTGAGAAAAGGCTCAGTTTACACATAGAGGCTGCATACACAGCATACACTTAAAGCATATCCCCTGGCCCTAAATAATCGtggtaactgtagtttgttaggggtgctagGCACTGTAGCTGTATGGGGGTAAATTACAGTTTGAAGTAtgggagtgctttaaatgtgttgtgtgtgcagGCAGCAACTCCACTTTCCCAAGAGTaactcctattgaattcaataggagaaCAGCCTAAGAAACAGGTGGGGGCGGGATAAAGAAGCTTGTTTTTCAATTCTAGCAGCTGAATAACTGTAGACCTGAGGTAGGCTAAATCTTACATTGTTTTTAGTCTTTATTTTGGGAGATACATTTGGgggattttcttttttagaaatctTTTTAATCTGATATGGATTAATCACAAGTAATGATAGGACGGCCTCtactttcattttccattttaggGCCCCTGGATTGCAAGCTCCTCATCCCCATTCCCTATTCATTTTTCATCAGCGGATGAGAGAACTGGAGATTCCAATTTGGCAATATCTGCAGAAGAATCTTCTTTAAAAggtaaataatatttaaaaaacaattacaatTCAGAGAGTGTTACTTTGTAATGCTGAGCACCTTATAACTTAAGTCACCTTCAAGGACTTAAATACAAGTTGCCCTGAAGTAATTTCTGATTGTTAATGGGAAAAGTTTGAAATGCACAGTTAATAATGATCTACTTTAGTTGTCCCTTGATCTTCCATCACCATAAAGGGAtttttcgggggtgggggggtattGCTAACATGCTGAAATAGAGAAAGAACACTTTCTTTCAAGTTATTCTTTAAAATACATTTGTCTCATATAAAATTAATTGTGAGAAAAGCTTGCAAAACTCCAGATACTTTCTCttacctctttcctttccttccctggCCCTGCCCAGTGTCTGATCATTAACCCCATGATaggcttcttttctttccatgttAGAAGATGAACAGAAAGAAACTGATAACTGCAATGATCTGAAATTGCTGGAAAGTGGCAGAGAATCCCCTTCGGTGATAGAACTAATGATGACAACAGTTTatgagaaaaataagaaacttcACAAGTCAACTGAGGATTATCTGGAAGGAAAGCTGCAGGCATTAGAACACAGTGCCGTTGAGGATGGAACAAATGAGACAACAAAGGAGGATAAATTTGAACAAAAGGTAGCACTAAGTACTTCAAAGGCTGTGCTGGGTACTTCAAAGGATTCGTTAAAGGTGTGTTTCATGGACTATTGTCATATAGCCTTAAATTGATACGTATATGCACACATattcacatttaaaaaacttGTTTGGCTGCTACCCGCTTATGACTATGGAACGATGTTCTTCTACCAGTGGTCAACTAAACTGTGCTCTAGTATTAGACATTTCGTGTCTATTTCAGTTGTGGTTGACTTATGTTTCCTCTTTCTCCATTCAAAAAAGACATTTGATAAAACAAAATCAGTGCTCGTGGGTAAAGACCCCATGGTAATATTGCCAGCAGACAGGCTTGGATTCAAAGATCCCGCTGCACAAGTAGAAGACATTTCTGCTTGTTCAGAGGGAGGTCGCTGATTGGCTCACATCCAAACATGGTTAGTAGTCCCTGAACTCTCTTCCTTCACATGCAAAAGATGCTCTGGGGTGTTCTCCAAATTTCTAGAGCCATTTGGAAGctataaatagaaggaaaatgTGGATCATGCAGAAATTTTTAGTCCTTGTTATTTGCTTTATATTTCATGAAGGCAGAATTCCACAATTTTATATTGTGAGCCTTCTGAGTATTCAGAGGCTTTTGATTTGGCACACCCAATATCTCAAAATAGGTGCtgcataagtacagtggtacctcgggttaagtacttaattcgttctggaggtctgtacttaacctgaaactgttcttaacctgaagcactatttctgggttagcagagtctgtaacctgaagcgtatgcaacctgaagtgtatgtaacccgaggtaccactgtagtactatTACTTTCCAGGCTGTACAACCAGTTTTCTTTTTCTGGTTTTATTAGGAGGAACATGAAGAAAAAGAGATAGGACCACAAGAAGCAAAATCTCCCATAAGCAGGTAGGAAATTTGGTGCATTCTTCAGAAGCCTGGTTGTTTTCTTCATTACATATTGGACACGATCACACTGGAAGGtgacataaatgtttccaattTTCTAAGTCAGAAATAGCAAATTTCACCAGCTTAATTCTCTGTATGAGGTAGTATTGGTTCTCTGAGCCCACAttctgaaatattattattactattattattttcccaccCTTCGCGCTAAGGTtccaggacaggttacaacaattaagaCCCAAtggtaaaaacagtttaaaacaatgtaccatcacagaaataaggtgttAAGTAGTGCATTCGCCCCAAACCACAGTGttctttttactttatttatatatatttttaaaggtcaTATGAATGGCTACAGTTTTTGATAAGTTTCTCTGGCATGAATGTTTAAGTGCtgattatttttcatttaaattcCTCCAGATTGTTGgttgtttttggggggggccctGAAGCATCATTCCAAATATCAGAGTCAATTTTTTCAAACTTCCGATTCTTTGTAAAGCAAGCATAGCTTTCCTTAAAAGGATTTAAAGCATCTAATGATATTTTATATTTCACCTTTTCTGAAATTCTTGACTCATTAACAAACACACTCAAATTGTTTGTTGAAGGGAAAGGTCCAAACATCAAGAGTGGGTTTAAAGAACGCCTACACCAATCCTCATAAAAGACAAGGAGGAAACTTTGAGACTCCTGTAGATCAGCCCCTGACCAAAACCTTATTAGCTAAAAGACAACAAATACCCTCATCTGAGTAGGCCAAGGGATTCTGATATCAATCTCCAGCTCACAGAGTTAGCTCACAGCTCTTTGTACCTACAAACCTGGGGGCCATTTCTATTATTCCAAATAATTTCATGAGCAAGTTTCTCTCTACAAGGTACAATTGGCTCTGCACATAATGCTTTCGATATCTGAGTCTTGCACTCAGACTTGACCCAGTCACTTGGAAGTGCTTTTTGAGACTATTATACACCTGAGAATGTGTATAGCTTCTCAGTAAATGGGGACACCTATCTGCTTTTACATGTCGTATACAAAATTTGGtatgtcatttttattttacagatCTTTCAGCTCTACCTACTTGAAGAAAACTGGGAAGCACTCCCCCATCCCGATAAGTACATCATCTCAGTATTTGGGAACATTAAAGGTCTTGGACAATAAGCATTTGCAAAAATTCAGTGCCGAACTTGACAAAGCAGATAGTTTacgggcagctgtctaccaggtaAGCCTTTagagtgttttaatgttgtgtcaTTAAGAATATTTCCCAATTTGCTTTAAGGGAGGCAGGAACCTTTGTAGATTTATGTGTCATTTATTCAGAAAAGATGTGAATATAATAGTCTGCATTTCACCTTGCTGAAAATCAGTTATAGACATTTgtagtttttaaaaaggttttgccCTTTTAAAAGTTGTTTGAAGAATAATTTCATACTGTATTTTGGATGGTCTAAGTTACAGAGGAGGGCTGCCTGCTAAGTTTTCTTGAAGCAGCCAGTTCAGATGTTATATTATCCCTGGGATTCTACTAGGATTGGGGGTGGCTCTGGAGCTTGTTCTCCTTTCCCCACCTCTCATTATAGATAAAAAGAGGCAAgattaacatttatttatatgtaAATCTCACACACCCCACTTCCTGCCTTAATCAGTCATTCCTGAAAGTTGGTGAAACTTAAAGGAGCAGCCTTTAACACTGCATGAGGAGTTATGATTTGGAAAGGGAATTGCCTGATAAGAAAGATTTGTGCATGCCTAGGACATTCTTTTTAATCTCAGCACAAAAGTCCTGCTCTTCCATATATCAAATTATGAGAGCAGCTGGGATATCCTTTGTAAGAAAAGCAGATTATCCCTCTGTTAAAAGGTAATTTCATACTGTTAGGTCTGAAAATTGCCTGTTACAGCTTTCTGCTTTTTTCATCCCTTCCATAGGACTggttggaaaagaaaagaatcttTCTGTTGGAACtacaaagaataaaaagaaacaaagctgAGAACTTGAGGGAAAAGAATGAAAAGGTTTGTTCTGAAAATAGTTTGTCTTAAAGGGACTTGTTATAGCATATAGTTGTCCACGTGCTAAACGCTAACATTGAGATTCAACATCGTGTGACTACGCATCCACTGATGCCGTAGAGCTAACTGCTTTCTCTGTTCCTGTCCACAGCCCCTCACACACCCCTGTTGTTTCTACCAGCAGCCCTAATGTCTTTGTAGGACATGTTTAGTGAGCACCTCACTTACAGGGCTTTGCGGAGACTCCCTCATCGGCTTAGTGCCCAGTGCGTGTTTCCTGCTCGCACAGCCCAAAATCCGCCCCtcttgtaatccaaaacatctggagggccataggctgATCTGAAAGGACAATGAGATTGAACAAAGGTAGCATAACAGTGGTTGCTGCTTGCAAGAAACTAGAAGAATGTTCCCTGGAAATTTTTCTTCAAGGTGGACAGAAGGAAATTAAGAGGGACGTAGACACTTCTCACAATAGTGACACATCTATGTAAACGCCTGCACATTTGAGGCAAATAGTTTTGAAATAACTTTAATTAACCTCAATGTAGTTTTCTGTTTAAACAAAACCAAGGCCTAGCCAGTAGATAGGATGCTAAGTAGTAAATTTCCTTCATTACGAGGCAGATATAGTCTTACTAGAACAGTAACTAGCAGGGCACACAAATTACTGTGGTACACATGTTTGCTTGACCTTTTCCCAATTAAGTCCAGACATCATAATACtgagctctctcttttttaacaatGCCAATGTTGCTTCCCACATAGGAAGCAGCTGCTAAGAAAGAAGAAGCACTTGCGTCCTTTGAAGCCTGGAAGGccatgaaagaaaaagaagcaaagaaacTGGCTGAGAAGAAAAGGCTAGAAGAGGCCAAGAAAAAGATGGAAGCAGAACTGaatgagaagaagaaggaagaggcccAAAAGGCAGTGAGACAATTTCATATTGCAAACATTAAATTGGGGAGAGAGGACTAATGCAGACAAATGGACTCTGCCGCTAATGTTCACGATACTTCCGCACATTTACAATTCATCTTAATAAGTGTCGAATTCTGTAAATGAATTGCATACATAAACCAATTACCCACAGTAggataccttccttttctttactctTGACAGCAACATATGCATGAACAAAACAATTTTGCAAGTGGATCTTGTTATCTGTGAGGCCTAGCAATGGGACAAAATCTATAAAACCCGGCTGCAAGCTTTAATCAGTACACTAATCAATAAAACTTCATTGAGTTAATTGGCAAGGGCCAGTTCTCATTGGTGATGCTGAGAGTTAAGGACTTGCTCGTTTCTAACCTGGTTTGATTCTGGTGCGTTACCATAATACAGAATAAAAGAAAACATTGAGGACATGGGATATAGCCTGAAGACTGTATGGGAGCAAGTTAGTGCAGAATACAGCAGCCTGGTCAGTGGACAAATAGAGTATATTGTACCATTTTGGAACTACTACACTGGCTGTCAATACATTTCCAGGCATaattaaattgctttttttaaactATAAAACTCTAAATAAGGACGATGTGCCCCATGCACCCTTTTCTCAGATTCAGCCTCTCTTCAACAACTGTCCAGCAGCgggtcatttttttcttttccccaatgCATTCCTCCAAAAACACCCCCATCCAGAAATAGTCGGTAATAAAATTCATTCTCCTTTGGTTGGGGCGGGGAGAGCATAGCAAAACCTAATCAAATTCCTTGTAAAGCATAAATCAAAAGCCTCCCCTCTTTTTCAAAGTATCAGAGTAGCAACTACACACATTTTTTCATTAGGAGGAAAAAAGACTATTTGAAAATAAcagttataattatttattacttattccccgcccatctggccaggcctccccagccacactgggtggctcccaacaaaatattaaaaacacaataaaacattaaaaacttccctaaacagggctgccttcagatatcttttaaaagtcagatagttctttatttccttggcatctaatgggagggcgttccacagggcaggtgccactactgagaaggccctttcctttCACAGCTGTTAGGGATTCTTAAGCTTCAGAAAACCATTTAAATAGTTTCTAAAACCCAGTCCCGGTTCTTTCGGCAGCTGATTGATTGCAGCCCATTTGCATATGATGCTTTGGGAGCACCTCTTGATTAATGCCAATTATCCAGATTGAGGAGGAACCTTCCACAAATCATGCCAGTAACAGAGGCTCGTGCAAGGCGGGGGGACATTCCCAGGTCACTCCCCTTCTGCCTTCCAAATTGGCAGACCCGGGATTGTGCGACACTGTGGGATTCAGTGAACTTCCCAGACCCCACTGGAAAGCATTGGGAGGCTTTATGCCccattctctccctttccccttgcCTGAACTTCGCAGCCTTCAGAGGGCTATGAAGAAGCCATTGACTCGTAGGCATGGCCAGAAACCGGATTTGTTTAATcgtattttaataattttatctGTCAAACTGCTCTGGGAGCCATGCTGAAAAGCAGCTAATAAACTGCTCAGATTAAATACATAAAGCGCAGGtgccttttccttcttttaatgtTAGGTTTGCTTGTTAACTAATTTTGCACTGTGCACATTTAAGCAATCAATTGACTGGTTTAGAGCAGATTATTAATCAACTAGAACTTATTAAATTGCTTGACAACCCTGATAAGATCTCCTCGGTGCACATCCCTGATGGACttgttgctttctttaggcttttgagaaatggaaagaaaagaaagctgaatatttaaaacaacaaatagaaaggaagaaaagagttgaaagattaaagaagaagaaagaagaggaggttgttgcagagaagaagaaagacagCACATCCGCTGTTGAAAAATGGTACAGTTGTTATAATCATtgttggtagcagcagcagcagcagtattaaatattttaaaattacctTACATTTTCTAAACACTGCATATATTAAAAgataaagcagtcctttcccacagGCTCACAGTCTAATAGACACAatacaaaagggaaaaggaatgTGGAGGGCAGTAGAAAACAAGCATTGGAGTCATTTCTCCTTCTCTGACCAGTGGATGTATGGGACcaggtcacagaattgtagagttggaagggaccctgagggtcatctagtccaaccccctgcaatgcaggaatctcagcgaaaaCATCCATGGTCTCCCTGGAAGGCAGGAGGTGCAGCTTCCCCACGGCCCTTGATACCCTGGCTGGTGGCAGAGGCCTGCATATGCCTCCATTTGGTTTTTATATAACGTTATAATGATGCAGGCAAGCACCTGAATCTAACAATGCGAAGTATATGTCTCTGTGTTACAGTGTTGTTTTTGTGTTATTTGAGTAGGATGCATACATTTCCTTTGTGTATTAAAACATTTTCTCCTTATCCTTTAGGAACGAGAAAAAAGAGGAATTcctgaagcaaaagaaaaaagaaaaaacccaagaaagaagaaaacaaatagAACAAGAAGTTGAGAAGGAAGAAAAGGATAAAAGAGCGATAGAAGAATATGAAAAATGGCTGGTAAGTGTTTGCACTTGTGATAATATCCAAGATGTATAGAAATTTTGGGGAGTGAACTTTCATTGTTTTAAAATCGCCAGATGGTGGCAGTATAATCTCTCTTCCTACGATTGTTGGCTCTAGAACTTAGAAAACAACCCTCAGATGTATGTGCAATACCTAGCATTCTGCAGACATGTATTAGAAGTAAGATGCTGCGTAGATGACGTAGAGGAAAAGTGTTACTTTGCACGCTTTGCAGGATTTCCTGGAAGTGTGTTTGAATTTCCCAGTAGACATGCTTTTGTCTTGAGAGACTTGGAGAGTGGAGTGCAGAGGGCAGCTACTAAATTTAAGAGGGCACCTGCTCAACAATGTAGGGTCTGGTGATCCTTGACATTAAGAATATGTAACAAGGTTTATTTTAGATATCTACGTATAAGCTAGATATGAATAATAATCACCTAAGGATGGTTGGGATGgctaatttgtggccctccagatgtttatgtTTCTGTAGAACATGACGGCTGCCTCACAAAGATTTTGGTATGTATACCACTGCCTCACTAGCAGTTTCTTGTCCCAGTGCTATAGTCGGTGACAgtagagtcttctcttctcctgttcACTGTCAGGAAGAGCCGCTGCTTCTGCAAAGCCATGTCAGCCCAGCAAAGAACCAGCAAAgcctagcagcagcagctgctgcccaagTGAGTGAATGTAGATGCAAGGAAATGGTTTCATAGATGAGGATTTTCATTATTCAGAGTTGATAGAATAGTGATGACTTATGCTTTATACTTATAAATAGACATTGTGGCATAAATGTGTGTGGAAATGGGGGGGTTTAGCTCTTAGCTATTAGAAGTCGCTTCACTCTGAGCCAGCctccaccaacctggtgcctccaGATGCTGGCTGGgcttgaacatctggagggcaccagatgcaCAAAAACCGCTCTAAGAAGTTTCACAGTGGACAGGAGCCAACACCTCCAATACTGGCATGCAAAGAGAAGCAGTGGAGTATATAATGTGAGCCACGTTCttggaagaggaaaagaaaagtatGGTTTATGTTACGCAGTGTGGTCACATCAAACGTGCATTAACTTGTGTGAATTCAGTTACATGTGCTTGGCTCTGGCAGTGGTCTTTCCAATGGCTGTTGCAGCAGAGAAAAGGGAGAGACTAAGGGAAGAGGgagtcaggcaggcaggcagaggaagaAGACATCCCAGCTCCCTTGActtcagaaggaaggaaagaggcagaCAAAGAGAAATGCAGGCagaaaaagtctggaatggagcTGCAGCATCTGCCTAAATCTAAACAAGCCTAGTCCTGC from Podarcis raffonei isolate rPodRaf1 chromosome 9, rPodRaf1.pri, whole genome shotgun sequence harbors:
- the MAP9 gene encoding microtubule-associated protein 9 isoform X7, which codes for MSDEDINTLAYTKSPKFSKRTTFQEELQEALLARAAKQQSSEYSEDFESDEEGSEEEFPETVENTPKKSISFATSKYNLRNMSTLKRESADDLSSSDEDERPQYVSRFEREILSDERQAEHSGSGEGSASKTSISFEVSLPDHYSFEKKHADDLILTEAEEKRLQETAMLESKHRIEERQEDDSVSEEGSGFEEEGDQQEEEPVFDLQIERDDTVQCKTEIKPVPRPREFKTKAASASAENISIPARYDYAKPSSQPRSVLRKSSHVEDYEGTKAEDRTSHSHRFSLSAPSSETRLNDQVKKSENRALSESPGPEGPWIASSSSPFPIHFSSADERTGDSNLAISAEESSLKEDEQKETDNCNDLKLLESGRESPSVIELMMTTVYEKNKKLHKSTEDYLEGKLQALEHSAVEDGTNETTKEDKFEQKVALSTSKAVLGTSKDSLKEEHEEKEIGPQEAKSPISRSFSSTYLKKTGKHSPIPISTSSQYLGTLKVLDNKHLQKFSAELDKADSLRAAVYQDWLEKKRIFLLELQRIKRNKAENLREKNEKEAAAKKEEALASFEAWKAMKEKEAKKLAEKKRLEEAKKKMEAELNEKKKEEAQKAAFEKWKEKKAEYLKQQIERKKRVERLKKKKEEEVVAEKKKDSTSAVEKWYS
- the MAP9 gene encoding microtubule-associated protein 9 isoform X2, whose amino-acid sequence is MSDEDINTLAYTKSPKFSKRTTFQEELQEALLARAAKQQSSEYSEDFESDEEGSEEEFPETVENTPKKSISFATSKYNLRNMSTLKRESADDLSSSDEDERPQYVSRFEREILSDERQAEHSGSGEGSASKTSISFEVSLPDHYSFEKKHADDLILTEAEEKRLQETAMLESKHRIEERQEDDSVSEEGSGFEEEGDQQEEEPVFDLQIERDDTVQCKTEIKPVPRPREFKTKAASASAENISIPARYDYAKPSSQPRSVLRKSSHVEDYEGTKAEDRTSHSHRFSLSAPSSETRLNDQVKKSENRALSESPGPEGPWIASSSSPFPIHFSSADERTGDSNLAISAEESSLKEDEQKETDNCNDLKLLESGRESPSVIELMMTTVYEKNKKLHKSTEDYLEGKLQALEHSAVEDGTNETTKEDKFEQKVALSTSKAVLGTSKDSLKEEHEEKEIGPQEAKSPISRSFSSTYLKKTGKHSPIPISTSSQYLGTLKVLDNKHLQKFSAELDKADSLRAAVYQDWLEKKRIFLLELQRIKRNKAENLREKNEKEAAAKKEEALASFEAWKAMKEKEAKKLAEKKRLEEAKKKMEAELNEKKKEEAQKAFEKWKEKKAEYLKQQIERKKRVERLKKKKEEEVVAEKKKDSTSAVEKWNEKKEEFLKQKKKEKTQERRKQIEQEVEKEEKDKRAIEEYEKWLEEPLLLQSHVSPAKNQQSLAAAAAAQEKKEMNQMIQTKQKKLQVILEDETPPPWSPPGKVVSSRSY
- the MAP9 gene encoding microtubule-associated protein 9 isoform X4 is translated as MSDEDINTLAYTKSPKFSKRTTFQEELQEALLARAAKQQSSEYSEDFESDEEGSEEEFPETVENTPKKSISFATSKYNLRNMSTLKRESADDLSSSDEDERPQYVSRFEREILSDERQAEHSGSEAEEKRLQETAMLESKHRIEERQEDDSVSEEGSGFEEEGDQQEEEPVFDLQIERDDTVQCKTEIKPVPRPREFKTKAASASAENISIPARYDYAKPSSQPRSVLRKSSHVEDYEGTKAEDRTSHSHRFSLSAPSSETRLNDQVKKSENRALSESPGPEGPWIASSSSPFPIHFSSADERTGDSNLAISAEESSLKEDEQKETDNCNDLKLLESGRESPSVIELMMTTVYEKNKKLHKSTEDYLEGKLQALEHSAVEDGTNETTKEDKFEQKVALSTSKAVLGTSKDSLKEEHEEKEIGPQEAKSPISRSFSSTYLKKTGKHSPIPISTSSQYLGTLKVLDNKHLQKFSAELDKADSLRAAVYQDWLEKKRIFLLELQRIKRNKAENLREKNEKEAAAKKEEALASFEAWKAMKEKEAKKLAEKKRLEEAKKKMEAELNEKKKEEAQKAAFEKWKEKKAEYLKQQIERKKRVERLKKKKEEEVVAEKKKDSTSAVEKWNEKKEEFLKQKKKEKTQERRKQIEQEVEKEEKDKRAIEEYEKWLEEPLLLQSHVSPAKNQQSLAAAAAAQEKKEMNQMIQTKQKKLQVILEDETPPPWSPPGKVVSSRSY
- the MAP9 gene encoding microtubule-associated protein 9 isoform X6 encodes the protein MSDEDINTLAYTKSPKFSKRTTFQEELQEALLARAAKQQSSEYSEDFESDEEEAEEKRLQETAMLESKHRIEERQEDDSVSEEGSGFEEEGDQQEEEPVFDLQIERDDTVQCKTEIKPVPRPREFKTKAASASAENISIPARYDYAKPSSQPRSVLRKSSHVEDYEGTKAEDRTSHSHRFSLSAPSSETRLNDQVKKSENRALSESPGPEGPWIASSSSPFPIHFSSADERTGDSNLAISAEESSLKEDEQKETDNCNDLKLLESGRESPSVIELMMTTVYEKNKKLHKSTEDYLEGKLQALEHSAVEDGTNETTKEDKFEQKVALSTSKAVLGTSKDSLKEEHEEKEIGPQEAKSPISRSFSSTYLKKTGKHSPIPISTSSQYLGTLKVLDNKHLQKFSAELDKADSLRAAVYQDWLEKKRIFLLELQRIKRNKAENLREKNEKEAAAKKEEALASFEAWKAMKEKEAKKLAEKKRLEEAKKKMEAELNEKKKEEAQKAAFEKWKEKKAEYLKQQIERKKRVERLKKKKEEEVVAEKKKDSTSAVEKWNEKKEEFLKQKKKEKTQERRKQIEQEVEKEEKDKRAIEEYEKWLEEPLLLQSHVSPAKNQQSLAAAAAAQEKKEMNQMIQTKQKKLQVILEDETPPPWSPPGKVVSSRSY
- the MAP9 gene encoding microtubule-associated protein 9 isoform X1, translated to MSDEDINTLAYTKSPKFSKRTTFQEELQEALLARAAKQQSSEYSEDFESDEEGSEEEFPETVENTPKKSISFATSKYNLRNMSTLKRESADDLSSSDEDERPQYVSRFEREILSDERQAEHSGSGEGSASKTSISFEVSLPDHYSFEKKHADDLILTEAEEKRLQETAMLESKHRIEERQEDDSVSEEGSGFEEEGDQQEEEPVFDLQIERDDTVQCKTEIKPVPRPREFKTKAASASAENISIPARYDYAKPSSQPRSVLRKSSHVEDYEGTKAEDRTSHSHRFSLSAPSSETRLNDQVKKSENRALSESPGPEGPWIASSSSPFPIHFSSADERTGDSNLAISAEESSLKEDEQKETDNCNDLKLLESGRESPSVIELMMTTVYEKNKKLHKSTEDYLEGKLQALEHSAVEDGTNETTKEDKFEQKVALSTSKAVLGTSKDSLKEEHEEKEIGPQEAKSPISRSFSSTYLKKTGKHSPIPISTSSQYLGTLKVLDNKHLQKFSAELDKADSLRAAVYQDWLEKKRIFLLELQRIKRNKAENLREKNEKEAAAKKEEALASFEAWKAMKEKEAKKLAEKKRLEEAKKKMEAELNEKKKEEAQKAAFEKWKEKKAEYLKQQIERKKRVERLKKKKEEEVVAEKKKDSTSAVEKWNEKKEEFLKQKKKEKTQERRKQIEQEVEKEEKDKRAIEEYEKWLEEPLLLQSHVSPAKNQQSLAAAAAAQEKKEMNQMIQTKQKKLQVILEDETPPPWSPPGKVVSSRSY
- the MAP9 gene encoding microtubule-associated protein 9 isoform X5 — translated: MSDEDINTLAYTKSPKFSKRTTFQEELQEALLARAAKQQSSEYSEDFESDEEGSEEEFPETVENTPKKSISFATSKYNLRNMSTLKRESADDLSSSDEDERPQYVSRFEREILSDERQAEHSGSAEEKRLQETAMLESKHRIEERQEDDSVSEEGSGFEEEGDQQEEEPVFDLQIERDDTVQCKTEIKPVPRPREFKTKAASASAENISIPARYDYAKPSSQPRSVLRKSSHVEDYEGTKAEDRTSHSHRFSLSAPSSETRLNDQVKKSENRALSESPGPEGPWIASSSSPFPIHFSSADERTGDSNLAISAEESSLKEDEQKETDNCNDLKLLESGRESPSVIELMMTTVYEKNKKLHKSTEDYLEGKLQALEHSAVEDGTNETTKEDKFEQKVALSTSKAVLGTSKDSLKEEHEEKEIGPQEAKSPISRSFSSTYLKKTGKHSPIPISTSSQYLGTLKVLDNKHLQKFSAELDKADSLRAAVYQDWLEKKRIFLLELQRIKRNKAENLREKNEKEAAAKKEEALASFEAWKAMKEKEAKKLAEKKRLEEAKKKMEAELNEKKKEEAQKAAFEKWKEKKAEYLKQQIERKKRVERLKKKKEEEVVAEKKKDSTSAVEKWNEKKEEFLKQKKKEKTQERRKQIEQEVEKEEKDKRAIEEYEKWLEEPLLLQSHVSPAKNQQSLAAAAAAQEKKEMNQMIQTKQKKLQVILEDETPPPWSPPGKVVSSRSY
- the MAP9 gene encoding microtubule-associated protein 9 isoform X3, encoding MSDEDINTLAYTKSPKFSKRTTFQEELQEALLARAAKQQSSEYSEDFESDEEGSEEEFPETVENTPKKSISFATSKYNLRNMSTLKRESADDLSSSDEDERPQYVSRFEREILSDERQAEHSGSGEGSASKTSISFEVSLPDHYSFEKKHADDLILTEAEEKRLQETAMLESKHRIEERQEDDSVSEEGSGFEEEGDQQEEEPVFDLQIERDDTVQCKTEIKPVPRPREFKTKAASASAENISIPARYDYAKPSSQPRSVLRKSSHVEDYEGTKAEDRTSHSHRFSLSAPSSETRLNDQVKKSENRALSESPGPEGPWIASSSSPFPIHFSSADERTGDSNLAISAEESSLKEDEQKETDNCNDLKLLESGRESPSVIELMMTTVYEKNKKLHKSTEDYLEGKLQALEHSAVEDGTNETTKEDKFEQKVALSTSKAVLGTSKDSLKEEHEEKEIGPQEAKSPISRSFSSTYLKKTGKHSPIPISTSSQYLGTLKVLDNKHLQKFSAELDKADSLRAAVYQDWLEKKRIFLLELQRIKRNKAENLREKNEKEAAAKKEEALASFEAWKAMKEKEAKKLAEKKRLEEAKKKMEAELNEKKKEEAQKAAFEKWKEKKAEYLKQQIERKKRVERLKKKKEEEVVAEKKKDSTSAVEKWNEKKEEFLKQKKKEKTQERRKQIEQEVEKEEKDKRAIEEYEKWLEKKEMNQMIQTKQKKLQVILEDETPPPWSPPGKVVSSRSY